AAGCTTAAGGTTAATGGCAAGCGCTTTCTTGACATACCCTTCCGCCTGGCCTAAATTGCCGTGTTCTTGGTAGAGTGTCCCTAGGTTGTTGTAGCGAATTGCCACATGGGGATGATTTTCACCAAAAAGCTTAAGGTTAATGGCAAGCGCTTTGCTGCTACACTCTTCCGCCTGGACTAAATTGCCTTGGTCTTTGTAGATTAGTCCTAGGTTATTGTAACCAATTGCCACATCGGGATGATTTTCACCGAAAAGCTTAAGGTTAATGGCAAGTGCTTTTTTAATATACTCTTCCGCTTTGTTTAAATTGCCTTGCTCTTTGTAGATTTGTCCTAGGTTATTGTAACCAATTGCCATATCGGGATGATTTTCACCAAAAAGCTTAAGGTTAATGGCAAGCGCTTTGCTGCTACACTCTTCCGCTTGGCTTAAATTGCCTTGGCTTTGGTAGATTGCTCCTAGGTTATTGTAACAAGTTGCCACACGGGGATGATTTTCACCAAAAAGCTTAAGCTCGATAGCAAGTGCTTTTTTAATATACTCTTCCGCTTTGTCTGAATTGCCCTGTTCTTTGTAGATTTGTCCTAGGTTATTGTAACCAATTGCCACATCGGGATGATGTTCACCAAAAAGCTTAAGGTCGATGGCAAGCGCTTTGCTGCTACACTCTTCTGCCTGGACTAAATTGCCTTGGTCTTTGTAGATTTGTCCTAGATTATTGTAATCTCTTACCACGTTAGGATGATATTCACCAAAAAGCTTAAGGTTAATGGCAAGCGCTTTGTTGCTATACTCTTCCGCCTGGCCTAACTTGCCTTGCTTTCCGCAGATTATTCCTAGGTTATTGTAATCACCTGCCACATGGGGATGATTTTCACCCAAAAGCTTAAGGTTAATGGCAAGCGCTTTGCTGCTACACTCTTCCGCTTGGCTTAAATTGCCTTGGTTTTGGTAGATTTGTCCTAAGCTGTTATAATTGGTTGCCACACTAGAATGATATTCACCAAAAAGCTTAAGGTTAATGGTAAGCGCTTTGCTGTTACACTCTTCCGCCTGGGCTAAATTGCCTTGTTTTTTGTAGATTATTCCTAAGTTATTGTAACAAGCTGTCACCTTGGGATGATATTCACCAAAAAGCTTAACGTCAATAACAAGTGCTTTGTTAGTGTACTCTACCGCTTTGTCTAAATTACCTTGGTTTTGATAAATGATTGCAAGAGCATTTAAAACCCGCGTATTTTGTGGATTTGCTTCTTTTGCTAAAAGATACCATTTTTCTGCTTTTGTATGTTGAAAAAGTCTCCGGTGTATATCTCCGTGCGTCTCTGGTGAGTTATCCTCCAAATCAGAAGATTTAAGTATATCTTCATTACCTGCTAAGAAATCTTGAATAACGTGATAGAAAGGAATGAAGATGTGGTAGATTTCTTTTATCTTTTTTAAGGCTTTATGATCTAGGGCAAAGTGCTGTTGAATAAGATCTGGATCTTCAAAGCCAAAAGGTTTAAGCAAAGGATTCATCATCTCTTGTTGTGCTTGATAATGTGAGTAAGTCTTAAGACGCATGAATAAGGCTAGGCTCATCCAATCTTTTAACTTTTCACTGGCCCCTTTCATTATAATCTCTAACTTCCTTAGTTTATTAATCCTAGTAAAAGTGTCGGAAGCTTCTATTTTCTTAAGAAGAGCTAGACGGTCAAAAGCTAAATGAGGAAACCTATAAAAATCATTTTTAACTTTGAATAACATTCCTTCTTTGCTTATGTTAGCCATCGCTGGATCAAAATTTTCCATATCTTCCTGAACTAAATGATACTGGGCTAGGTATTGGCGTAGATTAAGATTTTGTTGATAAGGAGCATTAAGCTTGTGTTGAACATGTTGCCTATATTGCTCAGTTAGCTCCTCGTTGCCTAACAAATGAGTAAAGTTTAGCAATTCCATAGGAAGATGAGGCTCTTTTTCATGCCACCACTGGCCTTTTTCATCTTTACCTACATATTGAGCCATCTGTCCAGGAGTTTGGATAAGCTCAAATGTCTTACCATTGCCCAAGGGAGTTTTGCAGCCTTTTCCTTCTACTCCTGCTCCATCAAAGGCAAAGCCCCGTGGCGTCATGCTATCGAAAAAGCTTATTGCTTTTAAGCAAGGAATATTTAAAGCAGGAAGAATAGTTTCTCCCAAGTTGATAACCTGCAAGTGAATTAAATATGTAAGATTTCTAAAATATTTCTTATTTATAGGATTGTCATCTTGTACAAGGATACCAAATTCTAAGTCGGAATAAGGGGTCATTTCTTCCCTAGCTAGAGAGCCAAAGCCTATCATGGCATACTCACAAGGCTCAGTGTCTAATTGATGCACGGCCTGCATTACAAGCTGCCCAAAGAAAACTTTTATCTGGTGAGCTATCTCACCATAAAGCTCTTTCACCTCTTGGGAAGAAGGGGTTTCTGGCAAAGTTTGAATTTTCTTCTCTATCTCTTCTCTAAATTTTTTTAAGTTGTGGCGATTGCGTTCAAATTGTTTCTCCACCACTGCGAAATCAAAAGGTTTGCCTTTGCATTGTTTAGCAAGTAAATTTTGTACTTGGCAGAGCTTATCTTTAAGAACTTTTTGCCGTTGTAGAGGAGCTAGGCGTAAGGCATAATTATAAAGACCTGCCGCTTGCAGAAGCGTTTCCAATGTTTGCTTTCTTAAATAAATGTCACCTAATTCTTCTATACAAAAGCTTTCTTGAATAGGATCTTTCTCTTGGACAGCCATTTGTAAAGCTAAAGTATAGGTCTGTTCTAATTCTTTTATCTTCTCGCCTGATAAAAGCTCCTGGCTTTCCCATGTTTGCGAGGTGTTTTTCGATGCATTTATCGATAGCGAATTAGAAAAAAGAATATTAGAAGAGATTTTCGACTTTGAAAGAAGAGTTTT
This Neochlamydia sp. AcF84 DNA region includes the following protein-coding sequences:
- a CDS encoding tetratricopeptide repeat protein, with the protein product MNLESSSINPFIFTTFKELAEEKPYLGLGPYAEISLKIFKELSQQDLSNARGVCKEWKQLIEQMDEWKRLHSKKIKINLPTHNQLAANEANSLDPSPPHWSPSQIAKSLWYDSSTFISDSYEAKVNAVAAYLHKEGFELKGVANDGDCFFNAFLESYEGLPRKIPLLDMSSDKISYLRQVLSDIIKHTNSKRAEEIIGKGAWVSGLGEGDLLAQALSIPIRLVTVNEDPSGCGVNDRLIFSKVGLTSKKVRSREWETIPPEERPQKYIFIVDLGGHFIYAQKPLKQDKTLLSKSKISSNILFSNSLSINASKNTSQTWESQELLSGEKIKELEQTYTLALQMAVQEKDPIQESFCIEELGDIYLRKQTLETLLQAAGLYNYALRLAPLQRQKVLKDKLCQVQNLLAKQCKGKPFDFAVVEKQFERNRHNLKKFREEIEKKIQTLPETPSSQEVKELYGEIAHQIKVFFGQLVMQAVHQLDTEPCEYAMIGFGSLAREEMTPYSDLEFGILVQDDNPINKKYFRNLTYLIHLQVINLGETILPALNIPCLKAISFFDSMTPRGFAFDGAGVEGKGCKTPLGNGKTFELIQTPGQMAQYVGKDEKGQWWHEKEPHLPMELLNFTHLLGNEELTEQYRQHVQHKLNAPYQQNLNLRQYLAQYHLVQEDMENFDPAMANISKEGMLFKVKNDFYRFPHLAFDRLALLKKIEASDTFTRINKLRKLEIIMKGASEKLKDWMSLALFMRLKTYSHYQAQQEMMNPLLKPFGFEDPDLIQQHFALDHKALKKIKEIYHIFIPFYHVIQDFLAGNEDILKSSDLEDNSPETHGDIHRRLFQHTKAEKWYLLAKEANPQNTRVLNALAIIYQNQGNLDKAVEYTNKALVIDVKLFGEYHPKVTACYNNLGIIYKKQGNLAQAEECNSKALTINLKLFGEYHSSVATNYNSLGQIYQNQGNLSQAEECSSKALAINLKLLGENHPHVAGDYNNLGIICGKQGKLGQAEEYSNKALAINLKLFGEYHPNVVRDYNNLGQIYKDQGNLVQAEECSSKALAIDLKLFGEHHPDVAIGYNNLGQIYKEQGNSDKAEEYIKKALAIELKLFGENHPRVATCYNNLGAIYQSQGNLSQAEECSSKALAINLKLFGENHPDMAIGYNNLGQIYKEQGNLNKAEEYIKKALAINLKLFGENHPDVAIGYNNLGLIYKDQGNLVQAEECSSKALAINLKLFGENHPHVAIRYNNLGTLYQEHGNLGQAEGYVKKALAINLKLLGENHPDVAIGYNNLGQIYKDQGNLAQAEECSNKALAINLKLFGENHSHVATNYNSLGQIYQSQGNLSQAEECSSKALAINLKLFGENHPHVAIGYNNLGQIYKEQGNLSQAEECSNKTLAIDLELFGKYSLLVAFDYHGLGGIYKEQGNLSQAAEYINKALTINLKLFGEYHPYVAIGYNNLGQIYKEQGNLDKAEEYINKALVIDLSLFGENHPEVANNYSSLGAIYRGQGNLDKAEEYINKALAINLKLFGEYHHTVATHYNQLGLIYKEQGNLEKAEEYVSKAITINLKLLGKNHPDVATYYNNLAGIYQTLGGIYQQRGNLGQAKKYIKKALAIALKLFNENHPIVTMLVNKLKTIS